The Glycine soja cultivar W05 chromosome 3, ASM419377v2, whole genome shotgun sequence genome window below encodes:
- the LOC114405865 gene encoding ruBisCO-associated protein-like — MAETCDSNNKVIREYHHDASFMSRCDIFTDVTEYQLCLAYAGESGKGKFEPKWDTDNVTPQLIEQFKLNCDASGLPVKVFVSIGGDDPFKVAAGGADDWVLNATTTLHHMINEYHIDGIDVNYTTIQCNQTLFVNCIKGLIKGLREALCTTGFVASLAPDAATNETFYLPLYRSIDNSWIGTVVFQCFVDFEPLDPNRPVESLVRQVEKIVGEYDYYDSKILLGYSAIKEDWNKVSPPLFFLALNRLVHSWPRVKGASVKVISDTYAFIPPTWIPKLLSLAVSDAGKYP; from the coding sequence atggcCGAAACCTGCGACTCCAACAATAAAGTGATCCGTGAATACCACCATGATGCTTCCTTTATGTCAAGGTGTGACATCTTTACTGATGTTACCGAGTACCAACTGTGTCTGGCATATGCCGGAGAATCTGGTAAAGGAAAGTTCGAACCTAAGTGGGACACAGACAATGTCACTCCCCAACTTATCGAGCAGTTCAAGCTAAATTGTGATGCCTCGGGTCTGCCAGTCAAAGTATTTGTCAGCATCGGAGGAGATGACCCCTTCAAAGTTGCTGCTGGTGGTGCCGATGATTGGGTTCTCAATGCCACAACCACACTCCACCACATGATCAACGAGTACCACATCGATGGAATCGATGTTAACTACACCACAATCCAGTGCAACCAAACATTGTTTGTTAACTGCATTAAGGGTCTCATAAAGGGCCTAAGGGAAGCTCTATGCACCACTGGGTTTGTGGCTTCCTTAGCTCCAGATGCTGCCACCAATGAGACTTTCTACTTGCCCTTGTACCGATCTATTGATAATTCTTGGATTGGAACTGTTGTGTTTCAGTGCTTCGTTGATTTCGAACCTCTAGATCCTAACAGACCAGTTGAAAGCTTGGTGCGCCAGGTTGAGAAGATAGTGGGAGAGTATGATTATTATGACTCTAAGATCTTGCTTGGCTACAGCGCCATTAAGGAGGATTGGAATAAAGTTTCACCACCCCTCTTCTTTCTTGCTCTCAATCGCCTAGTGCATTCTTGGCCTAGGGTTAAGGGCGCATCTGTCAAGGTTATTAGTGACACCTATGCCTTCATTCCCCCAACGTGGATCCCTAAACTCCTGTCTTTGGCCGTCTCCGATGCTGGAAAATATCCTTAA